The Lacipirellula parvula genome window below encodes:
- a CDS encoding Nramp family divalent metal transporter, whose translation MADPHASSTSPPTAPLIGSREMPPWQIGELREAPPMSLKSWTQLIGPGLVMGGAAIGAGEWMAGPLTTAKYGGAILWLSTLSILGQVVYNLEISRYTLYSGESIFTGKFRLLPGPFFWLALYLVLDFGSVFPYIASAAATPLAAVMVGEIAQPTETYQLLGVSLTGDALLRTLRYILFIGMMTPLIFGGTVYNSLKGLISFKIVVVLGFLITVAFLYSNAETWIEILTGFVKFGSVPVMGGGDDGQPLTQNIFVSLWNGDGFPVIDSRMLAVLGALAAISGSGGLTNTAISSYTRDQGWGMGANVGVIPSMVGGEKMQLSHTGMIFLVTAESLRRFRGWYRYVLRDQLVVWMPACFVGIALPCMLSIQFLPRNTQARDWEAAALTANGLRDAAGPVWGQFMWFAVLFCGFLVLAPNITTTAENALRRWVEVSWTALPPLRRWDPHRIRYLFFGTLCAYAAFGLVSLTLWDSVRLLKWAAALYNAAMGFSCWHVLAVNLILLPRELRPNWFLRMGLLLAGVFFMGLAVISAYSIWNEVKI comes from the coding sequence ATGGCCGATCCGCACGCTTCGTCGACTTCTCCGCCTACTGCGCCGCTGATTGGTTCGCGGGAGATGCCGCCGTGGCAGATCGGCGAGTTGCGCGAAGCGCCGCCGATGTCGCTGAAAAGTTGGACGCAGCTGATCGGGCCGGGGCTTGTGATGGGGGGCGCTGCGATCGGCGCCGGCGAGTGGATGGCGGGGCCGCTGACGACGGCCAAGTACGGCGGAGCGATTTTGTGGCTGTCGACGCTCTCGATCCTCGGGCAGGTCGTCTACAACCTCGAGATCAGCCGCTACACGCTCTACTCGGGCGAGTCGATCTTTACTGGCAAGTTCCGGTTGCTGCCGGGGCCGTTCTTCTGGCTGGCGCTGTACTTGGTGCTCGACTTCGGCTCGGTGTTTCCGTACATCGCCTCGGCGGCGGCGACGCCGCTGGCAGCGGTGATGGTCGGCGAGATTGCGCAGCCGACGGAGACGTATCAGCTGCTCGGCGTCTCGCTCACCGGCGACGCGTTGTTGCGAACGCTGCGCTACATCTTGTTCATCGGGATGATGACGCCCCTCATTTTCGGCGGGACGGTTTACAACTCGCTGAAGGGATTAATCAGTTTTAAGATCGTCGTCGTGCTGGGGTTTTTGATCACGGTGGCATTCCTTTACTCCAACGCGGAGACGTGGATCGAGATTCTTACTGGCTTCGTGAAGTTCGGTAGCGTGCCAGTAATGGGGGGGGGCGACGACGGCCAACCGCTGACGCAGAATATTTTTGTGTCGCTGTGGAACGGCGACGGTTTTCCTGTGATCGACTCGCGGATGCTGGCGGTGCTGGGGGCGCTCGCGGCGATCTCCGGCAGCGGCGGGCTGACGAACACGGCGATCAGCTCGTACACCCGCGACCAAGGGTGGGGCATGGGCGCCAACGTCGGCGTCATTCCCAGCATGGTCGGCGGCGAGAAGATGCAGCTCTCGCACACGGGGATGATTTTTCTGGTCACCGCCGAATCGCTGCGGCGGTTCCGCGGGTGGTATCGCTACGTGTTGCGCGATCAGCTGGTGGTGTGGATGCCGGCGTGTTTTGTCGGTATCGCGCTGCCGTGCATGTTGTCGATTCAGTTCTTGCCGCGCAACACGCAGGCCCGCGATTGGGAGGCGGCCGCGCTGACGGCGAACGGTTTGCGCGACGCGGCGGGGCCCGTGTGGGGGCAGTTCATGTGGTTCGCGGTGCTGTTCTGCGGCTTCCTCGTGCTGGCGCCGAACATCACCACCACTGCCGAGAACGCGCTGCGGCGGTGGGTCGAAGTAAGTTGGACCGCGCTGCCGCCGCTGCGACGGTGGGATCCGCACCGCATTCGCTATCTCTTCTTCGGGACGTTGTGCGCGTACGCGGCGTTCGGGCTGGTGTCGCTCACGCTGTGGGACTCAGTGCGGCTGCTGAAGTGGGCCGCCGCACTCTACAACGCAGCGATGGGTTTCAGCTGCTGGCACGTGCTGGCGGTGAATCTCATTTTGTTGCCGCGGGAGCTGCGGCCGAACTGGTTCCTGCGGATGGGGCTGCTGCTGGCGGGCGTGTTTTTCATGGGCTTGGCGGTGATTTCAGCGTATAGCATTTGGAATGAGGTAAAGATTTGA
- a CDS encoding SMP-30/gluconolactonase/LRE family protein, with protein MTTFPKHIALSSLLMSWCVIRCMGAEPMGVEPRAVGKIERHDAALDALVDVNAPVEIVAEGFVWSEGPVWWAADKSLLFSDIPRNAIFKWNERDGLEEFLNPAGYTGEVPRGGELGSNGLVIDDKDQLVMCQHGDRRIARLEAPLAAGKKPEAKFTNIADRWEGKRFNSPNDLVRHSSGAIYFTDPMYGLLKGGDPKTAEIDFMGVYRCGPDGKVTLATRAMTKPNGLAFSPDEKILYVGQSDSTAPLWRAFDVQADGSLANERVFFDATELAKQGLKGSPDGFKVDKDGNIFASGPGGVLVISKDGKHLGTISTDDVVSNCAWGDDGSTLFMTTNSRLARVRTKTRGAGF; from the coding sequence ATGACGACGTTTCCAAAGCATATTGCTCTGTCATCACTGCTGATGTCGTGGTGCGTCATTCGTTGTATGGGAGCCGAACCGATGGGCGTTGAACCTCGCGCTGTGGGAAAGATTGAACGACACGATGCGGCGCTCGACGCCCTCGTCGACGTGAACGCGCCGGTCGAGATCGTCGCCGAAGGCTTCGTCTGGAGCGAAGGCCCCGTTTGGTGGGCCGCCGACAAGTCGCTGCTCTTCTCCGACATCCCACGCAACGCGATCTTCAAGTGGAACGAACGCGACGGCCTCGAAGAATTCCTCAACCCCGCCGGCTACACCGGCGAAGTCCCGCGCGGCGGCGAACTCGGTTCGAACGGCCTCGTCATCGACGACAAAGACCAACTCGTGATGTGTCAGCATGGCGATCGCCGCATCGCCCGCCTGGAGGCGCCGCTCGCTGCCGGCAAGAAGCCCGAAGCGAAGTTCACCAACATCGCCGATCGCTGGGAAGGCAAGCGATTCAACAGCCCGAACGATCTCGTCCGCCACTCCAGTGGCGCCATCTACTTCACCGACCCGATGTACGGTTTGCTCAAAGGGGGCGACCCGAAGACGGCCGAGATCGACTTCATGGGCGTCTACCGCTGCGGCCCCGATGGCAAGGTGACCCTCGCCACCCGCGCGATGACGAAGCCGAACGGTCTCGCCTTCTCGCCCGACGAAAAGATTCTCTACGTCGGCCAGTCTGATAGCACCGCCCCGCTGTGGCGGGCGTTCGACGTGCAAGCCGACGGCTCGCTCGCCAACGAACGCGTCTTCTTCGACGCCACCGAGCTGGCGAAGCAAGGCCTGAAGGGTTCGCCCGACGGCTTCAAAGTCGACAAGGACGGCAACATCTTTGCCTCCGGCCCCGGTGGCGTGCTGGTGATCTCGAAGGATGGAAAACACCTCGGCACGATCTCGACCGACGACGTCGTCTCGAACTGCGCCTGGGGTGACGACGGCAGCACGCTCTTTATGACGACGAACAGCCGCCTGGCCCGCGTAAGAACCAAAACCCGCGGCGCGGGGTTTTAG
- a CDS encoding galactitol-1-phosphate 5-dehydrogenase, whose protein sequence is MKALLLSEYRKLSVVEMPTPEIAPNEVLVRVGACGICGSDVHGYDGSTGRRIPPLVMGHEAAGVIEAVGSSVADFHVGERVTFDSTVYCGECGYCRAGRVNLCDNRQVLGVSCGDYRRHGAFAEFVAVPAHILYRLPDSLPLEHAALIEAVSVAVHGVKRAVPKKDDNVVVVGTGMIGLLIVQVLRHYGCRRLIAVDVDDDRLALAKKFGATDVFNAKQVDATKAILELTAGRGVAAAWEAVGATPTVQTAVNSVSKGGHVTLVGNVSPTIELPLQTVVTRELTLHGTCASSGEYPECIDLMASGAVDVRPLLSAAISIDDAPAWFERLYAHEPGLMKVVVTP, encoded by the coding sequence ATGAAGGCCCTGCTCCTCAGCGAGTATCGCAAACTAAGCGTCGTCGAGATGCCGACGCCCGAGATCGCTCCAAACGAAGTCCTCGTCCGCGTCGGCGCCTGCGGCATCTGCGGCAGCGACGTCCACGGCTACGACGGCTCGACCGGCCGTCGCATTCCGCCGTTGGTGATGGGGCACGAAGCCGCCGGCGTCATCGAAGCCGTCGGCTCGAGCGTCGCCGACTTCCACGTCGGCGAGCGCGTCACCTTCGACTCGACCGTCTACTGCGGCGAGTGCGGCTACTGCCGCGCGGGCCGCGTGAACCTTTGCGACAACCGCCAAGTTCTCGGCGTCTCGTGCGGCGACTACCGCCGCCACGGCGCCTTCGCCGAGTTCGTCGCCGTCCCCGCCCACATTCTCTACCGCCTGCCTGATTCGCTGCCGCTCGAACATGCCGCCCTTATTGAGGCTGTGTCGGTCGCCGTCCACGGCGTGAAGCGGGCCGTTCCCAAAAAAGATGACAACGTGGTCGTCGTTGGGACGGGGATGATCGGCCTGCTCATCGTGCAAGTGCTGCGCCACTACGGCTGCCGGCGGCTGATCGCCGTCGACGTCGACGACGATCGCCTGGCCCTCGCCAAGAAGTTCGGCGCCACCGACGTGTTCAACGCCAAGCAAGTCGACGCGACGAAAGCGATCCTTGAACTCACTGCCGGCCGCGGCGTCGCTGCCGCGTGGGAAGCGGTCGGCGCCACGCCCACCGTGCAAACTGCCGTCAACTCGGTGAGCAAAGGGGGCCACGTCACGCTGGTCGGCAACGTTTCGCCGACGATCGAACTGCCGCTGCAAACCGTCGTCACCCGCGAGCTCACCCTCCACGGCACCTGCGCCTCAAGCGGCGAGTACCCCGAGTGCATCGACCTGATGGCGAGCGGCGCCGTCGACGTTCGCCCGCTGCTGAGCGCCGCAATCTCGATCGACGACGCACCGGCGTGGTTCGAACGCCTCTACGCCCACGAACCGGGCCTCATGAAAGTCGTCGTCACGCCGTGA
- a CDS encoding SDR family NAD(P)-dependent oxidoreductase, which produces MSTDNFDLTGKTALITGASRGLGQIFGRALARAGADLIVTSRKAADLTPFCHEIEAMGRQILPLELDVRDQYSIEAMCKAALAAVDKIDILVNNAGCNVRKPALEVTWDDWNLILDTNLRGSFFVAQGIARHMVERGYGRIINIGSVTSVCGYAGLGPYGASRGGIKQLTMSLADDWGAHGITVNCLAPGWFKTNQNRALYEQEGWVDYLTDRIPLKRPGKPDDLEGAIVFLASDASAYVTGQTLLVDGGISGGPVKIKL; this is translated from the coding sequence ATGAGCACCGACAACTTCGACCTCACCGGCAAAACGGCTCTCATCACCGGCGCCAGCCGCGGCCTTGGCCAAATCTTCGGCCGCGCCCTCGCCCGCGCCGGCGCCGACCTCATCGTCACCAGCCGGAAGGCCGCCGACCTCACGCCCTTCTGCCACGAGATCGAAGCGATGGGCCGGCAAATCCTGCCGCTCGAACTCGACGTCCGCGATCAATACAGCATCGAGGCGATGTGCAAAGCCGCCCTCGCCGCGGTCGACAAGATCGACATCCTGGTGAACAACGCCGGCTGCAACGTTCGCAAGCCAGCGCTCGAAGTCACCTGGGACGATTGGAACCTGATCCTCGACACGAACCTCCGCGGCTCGTTCTTCGTCGCGCAAGGCATCGCCCGCCACATGGTCGAGCGCGGTTACGGCCGCATCATTAACATCGGCTCAGTCACCTCGGTCTGCGGCTACGCCGGCCTCGGCCCCTACGGCGCCAGCCGCGGCGGCATCAAGCAGCTGACGATGAGCCTCGCCGACGATTGGGGCGCTCACGGCATCACCGTGAACTGCCTCGCCCCGGGCTGGTTCAAGACGAACCAAAACCGCGCCCTCTACGAACAAGAGGGCTGGGTCGACTATCTCACCGACCGCATCCCCCTGAAGCGCCCCGGCAAACCCGACGACCTCGAAGGCGCCATCGTGTTCTTAGCCTCGGACGCCAGCGCCTACGTCACTGGCCAAACGCTCCTCGTCGACGGCGGCATCTCCGGCGGGCCGGTGAAGATCAAGCTGTAA
- a CDS encoding succinylglutamate desuccinylase/aspartoacylase family protein: MAKVSNLPIEVAGVFVNPGERRRIEIPVAKLPTGTSLTLPIMVVNGAKPGPTVWISAAVHGDEVNGVEIIGRVLEKIAPRELAGCLITVPIVNVFGFNAQSRYLPDRRDLNRSFPGLERGSVAARLAFLFMQEVVLKCQYGIDLHTGSNHRTNLPQIRANLHDEETRRFSEAFGAPVIMHAGAIDGSLRKAATDAGIRTLVYEAGEPLRFDDEAIQLGRDGVLRVLQALGMRATAPRPRTKHSALIAKTSWVRAFNSGILRLDVKLGAKVSAGQQLGMVADAFGDDAAPLIAAEEGIVIGHTNNPLVQQGEAVVHLATMAPDGSEATLPEVDPEGRPVVEP, from the coding sequence GTGGCTAAAGTTAGCAATTTGCCGATCGAAGTCGCCGGGGTGTTTGTGAACCCGGGCGAGCGGCGCCGGATTGAGATTCCGGTCGCGAAGCTGCCGACGGGGACGAGCCTCACGCTGCCGATTATGGTAGTGAACGGCGCCAAGCCGGGGCCGACCGTGTGGATCAGCGCGGCGGTTCATGGCGACGAGGTGAATGGCGTCGAGATCATTGGCCGCGTGCTGGAGAAAATCGCTCCGCGCGAGCTCGCCGGCTGTCTCATCACCGTACCGATCGTGAACGTGTTCGGGTTCAACGCCCAGTCGCGGTATTTGCCTGATCGGCGTGATCTCAATCGTTCGTTTCCCGGTTTGGAGCGAGGATCCGTCGCGGCGCGGCTCGCGTTTCTGTTCATGCAGGAAGTGGTGCTGAAGTGCCAGTATGGGATCGACCTGCATACGGGGTCGAACCACCGGACCAACTTACCGCAGATTCGCGCGAACTTGCATGACGAGGAGACCCGGCGATTCTCGGAGGCGTTCGGGGCGCCGGTGATCATGCATGCCGGGGCGATCGACGGGTCGCTGCGGAAGGCGGCGACTGATGCGGGGATTCGCACACTGGTGTACGAAGCGGGCGAGCCGTTGCGGTTCGACGACGAGGCGATTCAGCTCGGTCGCGACGGCGTGCTGCGGGTGCTGCAGGCGCTCGGCATGCGGGCGACGGCGCCGCGGCCGCGGACGAAGCATTCGGCGCTGATCGCGAAAACTTCGTGGGTGCGGGCGTTCAACAGCGGCATCTTGCGGCTCGACGTGAAGCTCGGCGCGAAGGTGTCGGCGGGGCAGCAACTCGGCATGGTGGCCGACGCCTTCGGCGACGATGCGGCGCCGCTGATTGCCGCGGAAGAGGGGATCGTCATCGGCCACACGAACAACCCGCTCGTGCAGCAGGGCGAGGCGGTGGTTCACCTGGCGACGATGGCGCCTGACGGCAGCGAAGCGACGCTGCCGGAAGTCGATCCTGAAGGCCGGCCGGTGGTGGAACCTTAG
- the rimK gene encoding 30S ribosomal protein S6--L-glutamate ligase: MRIAILSRRPSLYSTTRLKEAGKNRGHEMSVVDYLRCYMDITSRRPQVIYQGEPLKVDAVIPRIGASNTFYGTAVVRQFEMMGVFVANESQAISRSRDKLRSLQLLARDGVGLPVTGCAHSTKDIDGVISLAGGTPLVVKLIEGTQGVGVILAETKKAAQAVIEAFRGLDANILVQEYIKEAGGSDVRCFVVGGKVVASMKRQAGPGEFRSNLHRGGTAEKVKITPEERSTAVRAARTMGLNISGVDVLRSNHGAVVMEVNSSPGLEGIEKSTGVDVAAKIIEFIEKNAKAGLQRDKGKG, translated from the coding sequence ATGAGGATCGCCATCCTGTCGCGGCGACCGTCGCTTTATTCGACGACGCGACTGAAAGAGGCGGGCAAGAACCGCGGGCATGAAATGTCTGTGGTCGATTACCTGCGCTGCTATATGGACATCACCTCGCGGCGTCCGCAGGTGATTTACCAGGGCGAGCCGCTGAAGGTCGACGCGGTGATTCCGCGCATCGGCGCCTCGAACACCTTCTACGGCACGGCCGTGGTGCGGCAGTTCGAAATGATGGGCGTGTTCGTCGCGAATGAGTCGCAGGCAATTAGCCGCTCGCGCGACAAGCTCCGCAGCTTGCAACTGCTGGCCCGCGACGGTGTTGGGTTGCCGGTGACGGGTTGTGCGCACTCGACGAAAGACATCGACGGCGTGATCAGTCTCGCCGGCGGCACGCCGCTGGTGGTGAAGTTGATCGAAGGAACGCAAGGCGTCGGCGTGATTCTCGCCGAGACGAAAAAGGCGGCCCAGGCAGTTATCGAGGCGTTCCGCGGACTCGACGCGAACATCCTCGTGCAGGAATACATCAAAGAGGCGGGCGGCAGCGACGTGCGCTGCTTCGTCGTCGGCGGCAAAGTGGTGGCGAGCATGAAGCGGCAAGCGGGCCCCGGCGAGTTCCGCTCGAACCTGCATCGCGGCGGCACGGCGGAGAAGGTGAAGATTACGCCGGAAGAACGTTCAACGGCGGTTCGCGCTGCTCGCACGATGGGGCTGAACATCTCCGGCGTCGATGTGCTCCGTTCGAATCATGGCGCTGTGGTGATGGAAGTGAATTCGTCACCGGGGCTCGAAGGAATTGAGAAGTCGACCGGCGTTGACGTGGCGGCGAAGATTATTGAGTTCATTGAGAAGAATGCGAAGGCGGGACTGCAACGGGATAAGGGGAAGGGGTAG
- a CDS encoding ATP-dependent zinc protease encodes MTAPHKPSKPTVGWREWIAVPALGIDAIKVKIDTGARSSSLHAFDLEEFERDGARWVRFVVHPLQRDAKTTLQAEAPVLEFRHIRSSNGHTTHRPVVRVDIEVDGQRWPIDLTLAARDEMGFRMLLGREAVRGKFVVDPGRSYVVSQPRVSKTSLKKPAKRKKRRSE; translated from the coding sequence ATGACGGCGCCTCATAAACCATCTAAACCGACCGTCGGCTGGCGCGAATGGATCGCGGTGCCAGCCCTGGGGATCGACGCCATCAAGGTGAAGATCGACACGGGCGCCCGCAGCTCGTCGCTGCACGCGTTCGACCTCGAAGAATTCGAGCGCGACGGGGCCCGCTGGGTGCGGTTTGTGGTTCACCCCCTGCAGCGAGATGCGAAAACCACGCTCCAGGCCGAGGCTCCTGTGCTAGAGTTTCGCCATATACGGAGTTCTAACGGCCACACGACTCATCGGCCGGTGGTTCGGGTCGATATCGAGGTCGACGGCCAGCGCTGGCCGATTGATCTGACGCTCGCCGCTCGCGATGAGATGGGATTCCGCATGCTGCTCGGCCGGGAAGCGGTGCGCGGGAAGTTTGTCGTCGATCCGGGCCGTTCGTATGTTGTTAGCCAGCCGCGCGTTTCGAAAACATCGTTGAAGAAGCCAGCTAAGAGAAAGAAACGGAGATCAGAATGA
- a CDS encoding SDR family NAD(P)-dependent oxidoreductase, whose amino-acid sequence MNLKGKVAVVTGGNSGIGLAIVEELARQGASVVIDYIAHPEATAALEKQLAGLGEQAIGVEADVSKVADLEKLVAAAVAKFGRLDVMVNNAGVETRTSVLDTTEAQYEKVLDINLKSAFFGTQVAAKQMIKQGSGGRIINITSVHEDWPMPGNTAYCLSKGGMRMLTRTAGLELAPHNILVVGVGPGAVATPINTSTMNDPALLKKLDDAIPLGRMAQPSEIASVVAFLAGDGASYITATTIFADGGIMQSSPGL is encoded by the coding sequence ATGAATCTTAAAGGCAAAGTCGCTGTTGTTACGGGTGGGAATAGCGGGATTGGGTTGGCGATTGTCGAGGAGTTGGCTCGGCAGGGGGCCAGCGTCGTTATTGATTACATCGCTCATCCGGAGGCGACGGCGGCGCTCGAGAAACAGCTGGCTGGGCTCGGCGAACAGGCGATTGGCGTTGAGGCCGATGTGAGCAAGGTGGCTGATCTCGAGAAGCTGGTCGCCGCGGCGGTGGCGAAGTTTGGACGGCTCGACGTCATGGTGAACAACGCCGGCGTCGAGACGCGGACGAGCGTGCTCGACACCACCGAAGCGCAGTACGAGAAGGTGCTCGACATCAATTTGAAGAGCGCCTTCTTTGGGACGCAGGTCGCCGCGAAGCAGATGATCAAGCAAGGTTCCGGCGGGCGGATCATCAATATCACCTCCGTTCACGAAGATTGGCCGATGCCGGGTAATACGGCGTACTGCCTTTCGAAGGGAGGCATGCGGATGCTCACCCGCACGGCCGGCCTGGAACTGGCGCCTCACAATATTTTGGTCGTGGGGGTAGGTCCCGGCGCCGTAGCGACGCCGATCAACACCTCGACGATGAACGATCCGGCGCTGCTGAAAAAACTTGACGACGCGATTCCGCTCGGCCGGATGGCCCAACCGAGCGAGATCGCCAGCGTCGTGGCGTTCCTCGCCGGGGACGGGGCGAGTTACATCACGGCGACGACGATTTTTGCCGACGGCGGGATTATGCAGAGCAGCCCAGGGCTGTGA
- a CDS encoding GMC oxidoreductase, whose amino-acid sequence MAEQYDVIIIGSGAGGGTLARHLAPSGKKILLLERGDWLKREPENWSAEAVFIDNRYVSKDVWYDKRGKAFQPGVHYFVGGATKMYGAALYRLRAEDFAERQHQDGVSPAWPISYDELEPYYQQAEEMYHVHGARGEDPTEPPSSGPYPHPAVSHEPRIQKLADDLARAGYHPFHSPCGIMLNEAQLAFSHCCRCINCDGFPCVLHAKSDAETLAVRPALEFPNVTLLTNAMVDRLETSADGRQVTRVVGTHEGKPAEFTGSIVVVSCGAANSAKLLLRSANDKHPRGLANGSDQVGRNYMFHNSQAVLALSKEPNPTIYQKTLGLNDFYFGMPGYEFPMGNIQMVGKSQAPMFRGEKPIETMLAPQWSLEMIAKHAVDFWLSTEDLPREENRVTVDAAGTITLSYTPSNTVAKNKLYEKLKSMLNQLDMHDHLIPRNLYMKNEIDLGGVAHQAGTCRFGSDAKTSVLNVNCQTHEVDNLYVVDTSFFSSIGAVNPALTAMANALRVGDHLLQRLG is encoded by the coding sequence ATGGCCGAACAGTACGACGTTATTATCATTGGCAGCGGGGCCGGCGGCGGGACGCTCGCTCGCCATCTCGCGCCGTCGGGCAAGAAAATCTTGCTGCTTGAACGCGGCGATTGGCTGAAGCGCGAGCCGGAGAACTGGAGCGCCGAGGCGGTCTTCATCGACAACCGCTACGTCTCGAAGGATGTCTGGTACGACAAGCGGGGCAAGGCGTTTCAGCCGGGCGTCCATTACTTTGTCGGCGGTGCGACGAAGATGTATGGCGCCGCGCTCTATCGGTTGCGGGCCGAGGACTTTGCCGAACGGCAGCATCAAGACGGCGTCTCGCCGGCGTGGCCGATCAGCTACGACGAGCTCGAACCGTACTACCAGCAAGCCGAGGAGATGTACCACGTTCACGGCGCGCGCGGCGAAGATCCGACCGAACCGCCGTCGAGCGGGCCGTATCCCCATCCGGCCGTGTCGCACGAGCCGCGGATCCAGAAGCTGGCCGACGACCTCGCCCGTGCCGGCTACCATCCGTTTCACTCGCCGTGCGGCATCATGCTGAACGAAGCGCAGCTGGCGTTCAGCCACTGTTGCCGCTGTATCAATTGCGACGGGTTTCCCTGCGTATTGCACGCGAAGAGCGATGCCGAAACGCTCGCCGTGCGGCCGGCGCTGGAGTTCCCGAACGTCACGCTGCTCACCAACGCGATGGTCGACCGGCTGGAGACGAGTGCCGACGGTCGCCAAGTGACGCGGGTCGTCGGCACCCACGAAGGGAAGCCGGCGGAGTTCACCGGCAGCATTGTCGTCGTCTCGTGCGGGGCGGCGAACTCGGCGAAGCTGCTGCTCCGTTCGGCCAACGACAAGCATCCGCGCGGGTTGGCAAATGGCTCCGACCAAGTGGGGCGGAACTACATGTTCCACAATAGCCAGGCGGTGCTCGCGCTGTCGAAGGAGCCGAACCCGACGATCTATCAGAAGACGCTCGGGCTGAACGATTTTTACTTCGGCATGCCGGGGTACGAGTTCCCGATGGGGAACATTCAGATGGTCGGCAAGTCGCAGGCGCCGATGTTCCGCGGCGAGAAGCCGATCGAAACGATGCTCGCGCCGCAGTGGTCGCTGGAGATGATTGCGAAGCACGCGGTCGACTTCTGGCTCTCGACCGAGGACTTGCCGCGCGAGGAGAACCGCGTGACGGTCGACGCCGCGGGGACGATCACGCTCAGCTACACGCCGTCGAACACGGTGGCGAAGAACAAACTGTACGAGAAGCTGAAATCGATGCTCAACCAGCTCGACATGCACGACCATTTGATTCCCCGCAACTTGTACATGAAGAACGAAATCGACTTGGGGGGCGTCGCGCACCAGGCAGGGACGTGCCGGTTTGGGAGCGATGCGAAGACCTCGGTCCTCAACGTCAACTGCCAGACGCACGAGGTCGATAATTTGTATGTGGTCGACACGAGCTTCTTCTCGAGCATCGGGGCGGTGAACCCGGCGCTCACGGCGATGGCGAATGCATTGCGGGTGGGCGATCACTTGCTGCAGCGACTTGGTTAA